TATGCATTCGTCAAATTTAGATGCTTTTTTTTCGACGTATGCCAACGTATTGACGATATTTTTTGACTTTTCATACGCTAGACATAAGTTTTTCTAAAACGCTAGAGTGTGACAGCCCCATAAGGAAATCCGAAACATTGTTTTGACAGTATCGTTTGCCGCAACAACAGCGAcgacaataattattgttgttgttcacgatgatgatgatgatgatgatgatgatgatgatgatgatgatgatgatgatgatgatgatgatgatgatgatgatgatgatgacagcaTCCTTCACACACATGTCAGCAGGTGTACGGTGTAACCTCATTCACGTCCTGTCCTACTAGTGATGTTCACATGTGCGACTTTCAGCCAATTTTGAAACAATTTTTGTCAATGAgaagcaggcatgggaattgtctgcCAACAGGCACATTTTCgccgatttttttatttattttattccgCCGTAAAAGctaaagtgtccgccgaaacaATAAAtcggggaggcaaaaatggttctgaaaactgaatttaatggcatccttggagctcagatgacaccaaagtgcacaatttgggttctttggagaacattttttccgggggggcatgcccccggacccccctagtaaggctaggcgcttcgcgccgttgACTTTGAGCTTACTTatacattttcagccttttttactttttcaattcccatgcctggagaAGGCAGACAATAGTTGGTGCAGCAAAATAATCGTGAAGTTAAccatgtaacaagtcgcgtaaggcgaaaatacaacatttagtcaagtagctgtcgaactcacagaatgaaactgaacgcaatgccattttactcgtagcatcgtcaggccaccgctcatggcaaaggcagtgaaattgacaagaagagcggggtagtagttgcgccaagaaggatagcacgcttttctgtacctctctttgttttaactttctgagcgtgtttttaatccaaacatatcatatctatatttttttggaatcaggaaccgacaaggaataagatgaaagtgtttttaaattgatttggacaatttaattttgataataatttttatatatttaattttcagagcttgtttttaatccgaatataacatatttatatgtttttggaatcagcaaatgatggagaataagataaacgtaaatttggatcgttttataaatgtttattttttttttacaattttccgatttttaatgaccaaagtcattaattaatttttaagccaccaagctgaaatgcaataccgaaccccgggcttcgtccaatttggttgaaaaatgagtgcgtgacagtgccgcctcaactttcacgaaaagccggatatgacgtcatcaaagacatttatcaaaaaaatgaaaaaaacgttcggggatttcatacccaggaactctcatgtcaaatttcataaagatcggtccagtagtttagtctgaatcgctctacacacacacacacacacacacgcacgcacacacgcacgcacatacaccacgaccctcgtttcgaatccccctcgatgttaaaatatttagtcaaaacttgactaaatataaaaacttgactaaatataaaaagacaacaCCCATTTTGTTCAATTGCCAGCAGGCTTCTGGTCGAGAAGAAACTCCCGTTGAAAACTGTCACGCGACTTTGAACAAAGACCCTAAATACAGGGCGTTtgctcatcctgaactcaggtcaaaatgagttcggctcattctctccctgacaggatgccttgagtttccttgtctggcaaggaaaccgatatttttacatatttagagctttttgtaatgtattattgatataagcagattcgcgatcgtcgataatgatttttcatggtgttttgttattttcaaattagaaaggaattgatatgtaagacagtttcaagcgagctattttttaCGGCTGtattactgtgcaaacaactctaaatatggcaaaagtgtcacgtgataatcaaccatttggtttcggcgctcgctggagcagacgattttttctgtaaccatatgacagtgatgcaaccatatattacggtctccttccggcagcagtcccaaaatgtcgacttgttttgaccttagaacgatgtctttatcataactgtgaagaacagaacggagatcactgtcgaagtcggccaatctgcaatcattttcgtctcgcgaacactgatctcaaatttagatcagtgctcgcgaaaaccatatgggagataactctgtatttttctgtagattcgcgtaggactgtagcgtccggtcagggacagaatgagccgaactcttgacctgagttcaggatgtgaACAGCTTTTTTTGGAGGCTTAATTAGTTAGCATAGGAGACTGAACCTTGttatagtagaaggccacagagctaaattTAGTGTTGCCAGCACAAGAAACTAGAGCTGCATCTGCCGCACGCCGATGTTAGCCTTTAACGCGAAACAGACGGCTGAGCTTTAGTGTTCCATCTTCCTTCGACAAAAAATCGTTAAGAGAACAGTCCTAAATCGGCAGcaagaccaacaacaacaaacaaacaaaataacaaacaaacaatctagTCAGAGAAGCTGTGAGCTTGTCACCTGTTCCTGGCGCTCCCGTAATGTAGACCAGTGGCGGGTCTTTGCTCATCAGGTCCAGCTGTTGCAGGGTCAGAACCAGAAGTGCCAGCCTCCGCCCCAGTTCCGCCACCGCCTGGCCTGCAGTCCGCACCTCCACACGGACACCGTTGTAGCAGGGGACAGACACCGTGGTGGCCGGACCAACAAACCTGTAACAGAAACAATTACGATAATAATAAATTATAATTAATACTCAAACGTCGAATACCAACATTATTTCAGCACTGTGCATGTGACGAAACTGACATGGATGTCATTTCTCTCACCTGGCCACGATGTCCAGGTAAAGCTGATCAGTGAGCCGAGTGTCCACAGTACAGGCCATCCTGTGTTGCCACCAGGTGCTCAGCTGTGATAACACGGCGGGTGTCACGTGCCAGTACGATGCAGGCTGGGACAGTTGGTCAGAGCAACAGCACAGCTTCAGGGCCTCCGCTGTGTTGGCGGCACCCAGGCTCTGACACACCACCTGCAGCAGagacatacatgtacagtacGTAATACTTTATCTTTGTGTGGGACACAAGTATAATTATTGCCTTGGTTGAAACTGACAAAACATCCATCGTTGTGACTATGTGCGCACActctcgcgtgtgtgtgtgtgtgtgtgtgtgtgtgtgtgtgtgtgtgtgtgtgtgtgtgtgtgtgtgtgtgtgtgtgtgtgtgtgtgtgaggcagCAATTGTAAATGTACTGAGACcagcacacactctctccctgcgtctctctctctgtttctttctctttattctctctctctctgtccctagctctgtctctcttgtctgtctgtgtttctgcctctctctccctctctctctctctctctctctctctctctctctctctctgtccctagctctgtctctcttgtctgtctgtgtgtctgcctctccctccctccctccctctccctctctctctctctctctctctctctccctccctccctccctccctccatccctccctctccctctctctctctctcgctctctgtccctagctctgtctctcttgtctgtctgtgtgtctgcctctccttccctccctccctccatcctccctctctctctctctctctctctctctctctctctctctctctctctctatctttctctctctctctcactctctctctctttccctctctccctttctcgtTACCTGTTCCAACTGTTCATCGTTGTCCAAGACTCGCTCTAACTGAGCACTGCTGATGTAAGGCAGGAAGAGAGTTTTCTTGACAGTCATGCAAGGTCCGATGTCACTCACAAGGTGCCTCACCACTCTCTCCGACTTGTCCAGCTGCTTGACGGCTTGCTTCACCTTCTGGGCAAGGAAAGGATCGGCCGGAGGGACTGTCTCGTTCGAGGCACCCTTGGTTTTCCCCACAGACTTGAGCTCTCCGATCAGAATGCCGTGCTGGCGGTGGATCAACAGAAAGTCAAAATCGCCCTGACGATCTTGTGCTAAGTCTTTGGGTCGTGGGAGCTGTTTCGCGGCCGCGGCATAGGCAGGCTGGTTGAGATAGCTGCCGAACTGTAGCTGAGACAGGATGAACATGGCCTCGTGACGACTGTCGCCAAGCTCCTGCAGGTTCAGCATCACGTGGTTCTGGGCAAAGTCATCCCGTATGTCGCTCTCCTGCACTCTTTCTGGCGCGAGATGTATCTGTGACAGTGACTCCTGGGTCCACATGCTGTGCTGTGATGGCGGGATGAAGTGGCGACGGGACGGGGGAGCTGTGTGCACAAGGGCGCCACCAGTCGGACAGTCTGGTAACACAAGCACGGGCTCACCTGTACCGGGTGCAGTGCCCCTGAAGTAGGGCACCCTGTTGAACTGTACCGGCGGCACACAGTAGgtacgggtgagagcgtcagggtagAGTGACGTCACGATCTGCCGCCAGGGCTCAGCCTGTGCCTGTTGCGAGTTTCTGGCCGCCATGGTCTCGGGTTCAAACCTTCACTCAATAAGACCTGCGCGCTTTGTTGATTCGGGAACGACAGAGAGCCACCCTCGTTGTGCTGCTGGTTACTATCAACAACTTGTCTTTACCTACACCCGGTTAGAGAATCCCTTACACCCGGTTAGACAATCAGTCCAGGTTCACACATGTTCTGTTCTGCTGGTTATCATCAACTACTTGTCTTTCCCTTACACCCGGTTAGAGAATCTCTCGTACCCGGTTGGAGTATCAGTCTCTACACATGCCCTGTTCTTCTGGTTATATCACACTCAGTGACAGAATTACGCACGTCTGGTTCCCCTATATATCTCAATAGGTAAATCTTCAGACAAAATGTTCCAGGTTTTcaccacacaacgtgtcattaaTGTAGAGTGTGACGTGCTGTGTGTTACTGACCGAGGTCGGGTGTGGCTCGCTAACACGGCTCAATACGCATATGTCACAGACAGGCAGgcttcactgtcactgacacaagtcaagtttcacagactgtcacagacacaagtcatttctcacagacaggctgacttcactgtcactcacacaagtcaagtttcacagactgtcactgacacaagtcatttctcacagaCAGGCTGACTTCACTGTCACTCACACAAGTCAAGTTTCACAGACTGTCACTCACAGAAGTCATTTCTCTCAGACAGGCTgacttcactgtcactgacacaagtcaagtttcacagactgtcactgacacaagtcatttctcacagacaggctgacttcactgtcactgacacaagtcatgttTCACAGACTGTCACTCACAGAAGTCATTTCTCACAGACAGGCTgacttcactgtcactgacacaagtcaagtttcacactagactgtcactgacacaattCATTTCTCACAGTCAGaattcactgtcactgacacaagacATTTCTCACAGTCAGAAATCACTGTCACAGTCAGAAATCACAGTCATTAAAATAAGTCATTTCTCACAGTCAGGTGGactacactgtcactgacacaagtcatgtttcacagtcaggtagactacactgtcactgacacaagtcatttctcacagtCAGGTGGactacactgtcactgacacaagtcatgtttcacagtcaggtagactacactgtcactgacacaagtcatgtttcacagtcaggtagactacacagtcactgacacaagtcatgtttcacagtcaggtagactacactgtcactgacacaagtcatgtttcacagtcaggtagactacactgtcactgacacaagtcatgtttcacagtcaggtagactacactgtcactgacacaagtcatgtttcacagtcaggtagactacactgtcactgacacaagtcatgtttcacagtcaggtagactacactgtcactgacacaagtcatgttTCACAGTCAGGTAGACTACACTGTCACTGATAGTCGCCACAAACACCTTGTCCGCCCTTTGTGCAGAACGACGTCCCAGTGAGTGGTTGTACCCTGTAGGATTCACAGTGCACGGGTTGATATCAATAGACTGGAAGCGTCCTTTGTGCAGAACGACGTCCCAGTGAGTGGTTGTACCCTGTAGGATTCACAGTGCACGGGTTGATATCAATAGACTGGAAGCGTCCTTTGTGCAGAACGACGTCCCAGTGAGTGGTTGTACCCTGTAGGATTCACAGTGCACGGGTTGATATCAATAGACTGGAAGCGTCCTTTGTGCAGAACGACGTCCCAATGAGTGGTTGTACCCTGTAGGATTCACAGTGCACGGGTTGATATCAATAGACTGGAAGCGTCCTTTGTGCAGAACGACGTACCAATGAGTGGTTGTACCCTGTAGGATTCACAGTGCACGGGTTGATATCAATAGACTGGAAGCGTCCTTTGTGCAGAACGACGTCCCAGTGAGTGGTTGTACCCTGTAGGATTCACAGTGCACGGGTTGATATCAATAGACTGGAAGCGTCCTTTGTGCAGAACGACGTACCAATGAGTGTTTGTACCCTGTAGGATTCACAGTGCACGGGTTGATATCAATAGACTGGAAGCGTCCTTTGTGCAGAACGACGTACCAATGAGTGGTTGTACCCTGTAGGATTCACAGTGCACGTCAGCGTCATTACAAGTGCGGGACGAAGCGTCCTTACAAGTGCGGGACATTCTGTTTGCAACTCAgacaatcttttttttattttttatttagagatttttttatttgattgtttttaTCAAATGCAAACCGTTACTTGCTCAGATGAGGTGACTTATCGACTGTACACATGTTTAATATGCACGCAATAGTTTGAAAAGTAATTTACACTCCTTTCCTTTACCTAATATTTGCTGGATTTACACATTaacacgtgttacactgatctttttacagcactttgctgtgtagttgtaacgctacagttcacagtcctcaacccaacataacaacacgtgttacactgatctttttacagcactgtgctgtgtagttgtaacgctacagttcacagtcctcaacCAAACACACcacgtgttacactgatcttGTTACAGCATTgtgctgtgtagttgtaacgctacagttcacagcCCTCAgcccaacacaacaacacgtgttacactgatctttttacagcactgtgctgtgtagttgtaacgctacagttcacagtcctcagCCCAACATAacaacacgtgttacactgatctttttacagcactgtgttgtgtagttgtaacgctacagttcacagtcctcaacccaacacattaacacgtgttacactgatctAGTTACAGCActgtagttgtaacgctacagttcacagtcctcaacCCAACACATCACACATCACGAACCGTGATATCTTATGATCCTATGACCCCCTGAACCTTCAATCATTTCTTTTTGACGTAAAGTAGGCTAACACAGTACTGTCGGTCACAGACTCCAAACTCGGTGGTTCACTATCTGGCACTTCCGTTTATGTCTTGATTGCAAAACGAACGTCATTTACTGATTAAAACAGCAATGAAGCAAGTTGTAATACAGAGATACTGAGAACAAATCGTTGTACAGTGCTAAGACGGAACGCAACAGAACGAACACAAGGTGTGGACCAACGTCGCAGGGAAAAACTTCCTGGTTGAATTATTCGAAGTCTTCTTGTATGCGTGGTGTCAACACTCTGTGTACCCGGGGTGCATAGCTCATTAAATGACACTGAGGTGGGCCATGTGGTATGGTAGCACATTCCTGCCAACATTAGAAAAAGTGTTGTCTATTGGAATTGTCAAACTGCAAATATGCTTAGGTGGAGAATGTTTCTATCAATAAATACATTTAGAATTCAGATACAAAGTACGGGTAATTGGACAAGAGTAACACACGTGAAAAGAAAAGTGGAGCAGGTTTATGGAGCTTGACATCTTGAAGCAAGAGGTTATCGTGTATaccaacattcacaggtcatgggtcattgtcttcaccaacattcacaggtcatgggtcattgtcttcaccaacattcacaggtcatgggtcattgtcttcaccaacattcacatgtcatgggtcattgtcttcaccaacattcacaggtcatgggtcattgtcttcaccaacattcacaggtcatgggtcactgtcttcaccaacattcacaggtcatgggtcattgtcttcaccaacattcacaggtcatgggtcattgtcttcaccaacattcacaggtcatgggtcattgtcttcaccaacattcacagctcatgggtcattgtcttcaccaacattcacaggtcatgggtcattgtcttcaccaacattcacaggtcatgggtcattgtcttcaccaacattcacaggtcatgggtcattgtcttcaccaacattcacaggtcatgggtcattgtcttcaccaacattcacaggtcatgggtcactgtcttcaccaacattcacaggtcatgggtcattgtcttcaccaacattcacag
This region of Littorina saxatilis isolate snail1 linkage group LG8, US_GU_Lsax_2.0, whole genome shotgun sequence genomic DNA includes:
- the LOC138972502 gene encoding uncharacterized protein, translating into MAARNSQQAQAEPWRQIVTSLYPDALTRTYCVPPVQFNRVPYFRGTAPGTGEPVLVLPDCPTGGALVHTAPPSRRHFIPPSQHSMWTQESLSQIHLAPERVQESDIRDDFAQNHVMLNLQELGDSRHEAMFILSQLQFGSYLNQPAYAAAAKQLPRPKDLAQDRQGDFDFLLIHRQHGILIGELKSVGKTKGASNETVPPADPFLAQKVKQAVKQLDKSERVVRHLVSDIGPCMTVKKTLFLPYISSAQLERVLDNDEQLEQVVCQSLGAANTAEALKLCCCSDQLSQPASYWHVTPAVLSQLSTWWQHRMACTVDTRLTDQLYLDIVARFVGPATTVSVPCYNGVRVEVRTAGQAVAELGRRLALLVLTLQQLDLMSKDPPLVYITGAPGTGKTVGLVLQGLRWLRQGHDVHVLSTRYHTRAVSTSIKQQLEMSLSAGPTPSLTPGSVSYHRYNFWAREADVEQAVTDLLACVENGHLHVLIDEARFDSSLKHGPRHTHLVTRLAQQVPHLYLWCAGTNNRDIPPALQTQVFTVPLRSAPAVLREIQPVIHRVNVHDYSDSGVPAPGDGLNVIRVSHHGNAHTGRWPLDCAQCGQDIAAVLRRLGVGRSVANSPSRLSYRDVFVLTRSDDLQDDVTDEAGRVTSPASGVVQGLKDAGVPVSVLGYQDRLHNRARWEGAVQDVAVAATDTVTVAGYHWVPGLERRVVAVLQGRDQFDDDDGMTDEEIDLDDRLIAVSRCTTQLIMVRTPPVTTTPSLATTTTPTTTHATT